A single region of the Anomaloglossus baeobatrachus isolate aAnoBae1 chromosome 2, aAnoBae1.hap1, whole genome shotgun sequence genome encodes:
- the CBX5 gene encoding chromobox protein homolog 5 — MDATETPTEEKVNSSNNMGKKSKTTSDASSSSEEEEYVVEKVLDRRVVKGQVEFLLKWKGFSEEHNTWEPDRNLDCPELISEFMKKYKKGKDEPKSKTEATKRKAGSDDIRAKRRRESNDIARGFERGLEPEKIIGATDSCGELMFLMKWKDSDEADLVLAKEANVKCPQIVIAFYEERLTWHAYPEDTESKEKEAVKS; from the exons AGGAAAAGGTGAATAGCAGTAACAACATGGGGAAGAAGAGCAAAACCACATCAGATGCCTCCTCTTCCTCTGAAGAAGAAGAATATGTGGTGGAGAAGGTTCTTGATCGAAGAGTCGTTAAAGGGCAAGTTGAATTTCTCCTGAAATGGAAAGGATTCTCAGA GGAACATAACACATGGGAGCCGGATAGGAACCTGGACTGCCCAGAGCTGATCTCTGAATTCATGAAAAAGTACAAGAAGGGTAAAGATGAACCCAAATCTAAGACAGAAGCCACCAAAAGAAAAGCTGGAAGTGATGACATTCGAGccaaaaggagaagagag AGTAATGACATCGCACGAGGATTCGAAAGGGGCCTGGAGCCCGAAAAGATAATCGGGGCTACAGATTCCTGTGGTGAGCTCATGTTCCTAATGAAATG GAAAGATTCTGATGAAGCAGATCTTGTTCTAGCGAAAGAAGCCAATGTGAAGTGTCCACAAATAGTTATTGCATTTTACGAGGAGAGATTGACTTGGCACGCTTACCCCGAAGACACAGAAAGCAAAGAAAAAGAAGCTGTGAAAAGCTAA